CCAGTGCTGTGCATCAAAATAAAGTTATTGTTCTCCCCTTCTTTCGCACGGTAAGCCGGGCTGCTGAGGCTTACGAGCATTTTCACCGCGGAGTTTTTGTATTTGGCGGATGCGTTCTTCGGCACAAAGGTGCTTAATTCCAGCAACGCAGAAGCCGTTACTGCCGCCGCAGAGGCATCACGTACAGCGTTCGGAATTTCCGGTGCATTGTAATCCCAATAAGGGACGAGGTCAGCCGGCATGTTTGGGTGATTGAGAATGAATTCCGCAATTTTCACAGCCTGATCGAGGTACGCTTTCACTTTGGTTTCGCGGTACATCATGGTGTAACCGTACAGTCCCCATGCTTGCCCGCGTGCCCATGCAGATGCGTCGTTAAACCCTTGTGCCGTCTTCTTTGCATTCACAGCGCCGGTTTCCGGGTTGTAGTCAATTACGTGGAACGAGCTGTTATCCGGACGAAAATGATTGGCGATCGTTGTATTAGCGTGTGTCAACGCAATATGTTTGAAAGACGTATCGCCGCTGATCCGGGTGGCCCAGGTGAGCAGTTCGAGGTTCATCATATTATCGATGATCACCGGGAACTTCCAGGTGCCGTGGTCCCAGGATTTGATGCAACCCACGGTTGGATTAAAACGGGTAGAGAGCGAACGGGCACTGGTCAGCAGCACTTCTTTCGCTGCTTCATCCTTATACCAGTTGTACTGCGGCCCCCAGCTGCAATACATCATAAAGCCGAGATCGTGCGTGCCTTTGTTGTTCTTTTCCTTTTCTACCAGCTTCATGCTGCGAATGGCTTCCGCTTTGATCTTTTCATCTTTGGAAAACTCGTACAAATACCACAGGGTACCCGGATAAAAACCACTGCACCACCAGCTGGTGCCACTGGTTTCCAGGCCGCCTGTTTTAGCATTGGTGGTTTTAGGCAGGCGACCTTCGGGCAAACTGTCCATCATGTGTTTGTATTGTTTCACGGAAAAGGCCAGGCTTTCATCGGCAATTTTCAACATCTCTTTCCTGGAAACCTGTGCGCTGGCGCCGAGTGCGCCAAATAATAGTGCAAATGCGATTAGTTGTTTCATGCTGTTCATTTGTGGAAAGGTTATTTAATTATTCACGCAAACGATTGCGTAACGGGCCCGGCAACTGCGTTTACGCATGATGTGGGCTATTTTATTTTTTGGTTGCTTTATTTTTTCCGTTCGTGGAATCCCGCTCTATCAGCTGGATAGGTATAATTTCCTGTGAATGCCGGTAGGCCGGCGGATGTTTG
This genomic interval from Chitinophaga horti contains the following:
- a CDS encoding glycoside hydrolase family 88 protein — translated: MKQLIAFALLFGALGASAQVSRKEMLKIADESLAFSVKQYKHMMDSLPEGRLPKTTNAKTGGLETSGTSWWCSGFYPGTLWYLYEFSKDEKIKAEAIRSMKLVEKEKNNKGTHDLGFMMYCSWGPQYNWYKDEAAKEVLLTSARSLSTRFNPTVGCIKSWDHGTWKFPVIIDNMMNLELLTWATRISGDTSFKHIALTHANTTIANHFRPDNSSFHVIDYNPETGAVNAKKTAQGFNDASAWARGQAWGLYGYTMMYRETKVKAYLDQAVKIAEFILNHPNMPADLVPYWDYNAPEIPNAVRDASAAAVTASALLELSTFVPKNASAKYKNSAVKMLVSLSSPAYRAKEGENNNFILMHSTGHKMANSEVDKPLSYADYYFVEALVRYKQMEGKK